From the Acidilutibacter cellobiosedens genome, one window contains:
- a CDS encoding Eco57I restriction-modification methylase domain-containing protein, translating to MEKLIDIQSSPVAPLLDLLLKDKSTKKNIIWATDTYEELGHGFSDKEQISRSLLLQRVGIIMPRIRKSQEAQQERTRKKAEVFTPAWLCNLMNNYCDKEWFGRKNVFNAEKDDHTWTVVEEPIEFPKRKTWKHYVDSRRLEITCGEAPYLVSRYDVSTGELIVPPKRRIGQLDRKLRIVNENAADYEEWVKWTIRAFEASYGYEYQGDNLLIARINLLLTFIDYYKERWGKEPDEKLLRTVVNKIVWNIWQMDGLKDTVPLGKPYEKFRQLTLFDMYSEMADNEPEAIPCKIYNWRRDNSIFFNKLKEMKVMGKKLFNFVIGNPPYNEDFENSGDNGNFAKPVYNQFMDAAYEIADKVELIHPARFLFNAGSTPKAWNEKMLNDEHFKILKYEPNSTAVFPNTDIKGGVAITYYDCDIKYAPIEIFTSFHELNTILKKVEHLSDVFMNSIISGRGVYRLSDKALEEHPEIVEIQSKGHKKDVGAGAFKVLANIVFFDDKPSDDYEYVKFLGLASGKRVYYWGRKYYQDVPESFYKYKVFIPKANGSGALGEVLSTPLIGEPLIGATETFLSIGAYDTLAEAEHCLKYVQSKFARVMLGILKITQDNTKDKWKYVPLQDFTSASDIDWSKSVHEIDLQLYRKYGLDEKEINFIETHVKEMA from the coding sequence GTGGAAAAGCTTATAGACATTCAGAGCAGTCCAGTAGCTCCTCTTCTGGACTTGCTCCTTAAAGATAAATCGACAAAGAAGAACATCATCTGGGCTACCGACACCTATGAGGAGCTTGGACATGGATTCTCGGATAAAGAGCAGATAAGCAGGAGCCTTCTCCTGCAGCGGGTCGGCATCATCATGCCGAGAATCCGGAAATCACAGGAAGCGCAGCAGGAGCGCACACGAAAAAAGGCCGAGGTTTTCACCCCCGCGTGGCTGTGCAACTTGATGAACAATTATTGCGATAAAGAATGGTTCGGCAGAAAAAACGTATTCAATGCAGAGAAGGATGATCACACGTGGACGGTTGTCGAAGAACCGATTGAGTTTCCAAAGCGCAAAACATGGAAACACTATGTGGATTCAAGACGGCTGGAGATTACCTGTGGGGAGGCACCATATTTAGTCTCTCGATACGATGTCTCGACCGGAGAACTCATCGTTCCTCCGAAGCGGAGAATTGGGCAGCTCGACCGGAAGCTCCGGATCGTGAATGAGAATGCCGCAGACTATGAAGAATGGGTCAAATGGACAATACGAGCCTTCGAGGCATCCTACGGATATGAGTATCAGGGCGACAATCTCCTGATAGCCAGAATCAATTTGCTCCTGACATTCATCGACTACTATAAGGAACGATGGGGCAAGGAACCGGATGAGAAGCTGTTGCGGACGGTGGTAAACAAAATCGTATGGAACATCTGGCAGATGGACGGATTGAAAGACACTGTCCCTCTTGGAAAGCCATATGAGAAATTCCGGCAGCTGACGCTTTTCGATATGTACTCTGAAATGGCAGATAATGAACCTGAAGCCATACCGTGCAAGATATACAACTGGAGAAGAGATAACTCTATTTTTTTCAACAAGCTAAAGGAGATGAAAGTCATGGGTAAGAAACTTTTTAATTTCGTTATTGGCAATCCGCCGTATAATGAGGACTTTGAAAACTCCGGTGATAACGGTAATTTCGCAAAGCCTGTCTATAACCAGTTTATGGATGCGGCTTATGAAATCGCTGATAAAGTAGAACTTATTCATCCGGCACGTTTCCTTTTTAATGCTGGCAGTACGCCTAAAGCATGGAACGAGAAAATGCTTAATGACGAGCATTTTAAAATTCTAAAATATGAACCAAACAGCACTGCTGTATTCCCTAATACAGACATTAAAGGTGGCGTCGCAATAACATACTATGATTGTGACATTAAATATGCTCCAATTGAGATTTTTACATCATTCCATGAGCTTAATACCATTTTGAAAAAAGTTGAACACTTGTCTGATGTTTTTATGAATTCAATAATCTCTGGACGAGGAGTATACAGACTTTCAGATAAAGCTCTGGAAGAACACCCAGAAATTGTTGAAATTCAGTCTAAGGGGCACAAAAAGGACGTAGGTGCTGGTGCCTTTAAGGTTCTTGCAAATATTGTATTTTTTGATGATAAGCCCTCAGATGATTATGAATATGTGAAATTTTTAGGCCTTGCATCGGGAAAAAGAGTCTATTATTGGGGAAGAAAGTACTATCAGGATGTTCCGGAGAGTTTTTATAAATATAAAGTATTTATACCAAAAGCCAATGGAAGTGGTGCGCTCGGTGAAGTGCTTTCTACACCCCTAATCGGGGAACCCCTAATCGGGGCTACTGAAACATTTTTATCCATAGGTGCTTATGATACTTTAGCAGAAGCAGAGCATTGCCTTAAGTATGTTCAAAGTAAATTTGCTAGAGTAATGCTTGGTATTTTAAAAATCACACAAGATAATACAAAAGATAAATGGAAATATGTTCCTCTCCAAGACTTCACTTCCGCTTCCGACATCGACTGGTCAAAATCCGTTCACGAAATTGATCTTCAACTCTACCGCAAGTACGGACTTGATGAAAAGGAGATTAACTTCATTGAAACGCATGTAAAGGAGATGGCATGA
- a CDS encoding DEAD/DEAH box helicase family protein, which translates to MAGIKIKTAYQVVPQCYAYTTPGVPAHDGWTKIGFTERDVETRINEQTHTVGVDHKTWWHLRAAYMTEPFGTFTDKDFHAYLKKLDVSREEGTEWFRIEPNTAKGDFVDFTQNHGVVSDDDADAVIPYKLRDEQNKAVEMTLDYFKSHSDGEFLWNAKPRFGKTLSAYDLCKRLDATNILIVTNRPAIANSWYSDYEMFLGPQSGYLFVSNVDGIKDKKYVMSRQQYLNRIDDNTKGCIEFVSMQDLKGSIYFGGRYDKLSEVNAEKGLNWDIMIVDEAHEGVDTYKTDTAFNHIKRKCTLHLSGTPFKALANDKFADDAIFNWTYADEQKKKRNWDDSREIENPYENLPRLSLFTYQMSDIIRDKVKQGIELADNDVEEYAFDLNEFFKTNESGKFIHDADVDKFLDALTRQEKFPFSTPELRNELKHTFWLLNRVASAKALAKKLELHPVFKDYHIILAAGNGKLDDDDENEKAFDHVTKAIKEYDKTITLSVGQLTTGVTIPEWTAVLMLSNMASPALYMQAAFRAQNPCLFHDAQGNSYRKQNAYVFDFDPARTLTIFEQFANDLIPETSGDKGDFDQRKQHVRELLNFFPVYGEDDQGSMIELDAESVLTIPLHIHAKEVVERGFMSNFLFANISGIFGAPKEIIDLINGMQAIEEPKTLVPVGVDEDTADELNLNKNGEVEIPKEQVIGTASELFGDKVYGDVDQKLADAVEDITKHVEMTKDPKKDELKELHEKFSKPIANTLVDSARAQYGHDLKKFTQNQLERKIQETTDTVVNREYGDYTIRDHQLVKERDDKIFEAQKSGASMSEISKLDDEYTQKRLQGYRDMARNIQKKLHDDEAVKKAAETIVETVETEKLNNQKDSIEGSVRDHLRGFSRTIPAFLMAYGDENTTLANFDSLVPADVFWEVTVNPQSGEGVTLDQFRLLRDGGDYYQKDENGNEIRDEEHKRHFDGHLFDEVVFNDAVLEFMKKRAELADYFDETSKGDIFDYIPPQKTNQIFTPKRVVKDMVDRLEQENPGCFDDPNNTFADLYMKSGMYITEIVTRLYRSKRMKALYPDNAERLNHIFAKQVYGCAPTEIIYRICLRYILGFSDEIHIDKYNIKLCDTLGYAKNGTLEEEMKKLFDLGMNID; encoded by the coding sequence ATGGCAGGCATAAAGATCAAAACAGCCTATCAGGTTGTTCCCCAATGCTATGCGTATACGACGCCGGGAGTACCTGCCCATGACGGCTGGACAAAGATCGGATTTACAGAGCGGGATGTGGAAACCCGCATTAACGAGCAGACACATACAGTTGGTGTGGATCATAAAACATGGTGGCATCTGCGTGCCGCATACATGACCGAGCCTTTTGGTACATTCACGGATAAGGACTTCCATGCCTATCTGAAGAAGCTTGATGTTTCCAGAGAAGAAGGCACGGAGTGGTTCCGTATTGAGCCAAACACCGCAAAGGGTGATTTTGTCGATTTTACCCAGAATCACGGTGTTGTTTCCGATGATGACGCGGACGCTGTCATTCCGTATAAGCTCCGTGATGAGCAGAACAAAGCTGTTGAGATGACACTTGATTATTTCAAGTCTCACAGCGATGGTGAATTTTTATGGAATGCTAAGCCGCGTTTCGGCAAAACACTTTCAGCTTATGATCTGTGCAAGAGGCTTGATGCAACGAATATTCTTATCGTTACGAACCGCCCGGCGATTGCGAACTCATGGTATTCGGACTATGAGATGTTCTTAGGCCCGCAGTCCGGTTATCTGTTTGTCAGCAATGTGGACGGCATCAAAGACAAAAAATATGTGATGAGCCGTCAGCAGTATCTTAACAGGATAGACGATAATACCAAGGGCTGCATCGAGTTTGTGAGTATGCAAGATCTGAAAGGTTCCATCTATTTCGGAGGGCGGTATGACAAGTTATCAGAAGTAAACGCAGAAAAAGGTTTAAACTGGGATATTATGATCGTAGACGAGGCACATGAAGGCGTAGATACCTACAAGACGGATACCGCCTTTAATCATATTAAGCGTAAATGTACATTGCATCTTTCCGGTACACCGTTTAAGGCATTGGCAAACGATAAATTTGCGGATGATGCGATTTTCAACTGGACCTATGCGGACGAACAGAAGAAAAAGCGTAATTGGGATGATTCCAGAGAGATAGAGAATCCCTATGAAAACCTTCCACGACTCAGTCTGTTTACATACCAGATGTCGGATATCATCCGTGACAAGGTAAAACAAGGCATTGAGCTTGCAGACAATGATGTCGAAGAATATGCTTTCGACCTGAATGAGTTCTTCAAGACGAACGAATCCGGCAAGTTCATACATGACGCGGATGTGGACAAGTTTCTCGATGCACTGACACGTCAGGAGAAGTTCCCGTTCTCTACACCGGAACTGCGAAATGAGTTGAAGCACACTTTTTGGCTGCTAAATCGAGTAGCAAGTGCTAAGGCTTTGGCAAAGAAGCTGGAGCTTCATCCTGTGTTCAAGGATTATCACATTATCCTTGCAGCAGGTAACGGCAAGCTGGATGACGATGATGAAAATGAGAAGGCATTCGACCATGTCACTAAAGCCATCAAGGAATACGATAAGACTATTACTCTGTCTGTTGGACAACTGACGACCGGTGTCACGATCCCGGAGTGGACGGCAGTTCTTATGCTGTCCAACATGGCGAGTCCGGCACTGTACATGCAAGCCGCTTTCCGTGCACAGAATCCTTGCCTGTTCCACGACGCGCAAGGCAATTCCTACAGGAAGCAGAACGCTTATGTCTTTGACTTTGATCCGGCGCGTACACTGACTATATTCGAGCAGTTCGCCAATGACCTGATTCCGGAAACATCAGGCGACAAGGGAGACTTCGACCAGCGTAAGCAGCATGTTCGTGAGCTTTTGAACTTCTTCCCTGTTTATGGTGAGGATGATCAGGGCTCTATGATCGAACTGGATGCCGAGTCCGTTCTCACGATTCCACTACACATCCATGCCAAGGAAGTCGTGGAGCGCGGTTTCATGTCAAATTTCCTTTTTGCCAACATTTCCGGTATTTTTGGAGCACCGAAGGAGATTATTGACCTCATCAATGGCATGCAGGCAATCGAGGAACCTAAGACGCTGGTACCAGTCGGAGTTGACGAAGATACAGCTGATGAGCTGAATCTCAACAAAAACGGTGAAGTGGAAATTCCAAAGGAGCAAGTCATCGGCACAGCAAGCGAGCTTTTCGGAGACAAGGTTTATGGGGATGTCGATCAAAAACTGGCGGATGCAGTTGAAGACATCACCAAGCATGTTGAGATGACAAAGGATCCAAAGAAGGATGAACTGAAGGAACTGCATGAAAAATTTTCCAAGCCTATCGCCAATACGCTTGTGGATTCAGCAAGAGCACAGTACGGCCATGACTTGAAAAAATTCACACAGAATCAGCTGGAGCGGAAAATTCAGGAAACCACGGACACTGTAGTCAACCGGGAATACGGTGATTACACCATCCGCGATCACCAGCTTGTCAAAGAACGTGACGACAAGATCTTTGAGGCACAGAAGTCCGGTGCTTCCATGTCGGAAATCTCAAAGCTTGATGATGAGTATACGCAGAAACGGCTTCAAGGCTACCGGGACATGGCCCGGAATATTCAGAAGAAACTTCATGATGATGAGGCCGTCAAGAAGGCGGCGGAAACCATCGTCGAAACAGTAGAGACGGAAAAACTCAATAATCAGAAGGATTCCATTGAAGGCAGCGTGAGGGATCACCTGCGTGGTTTCTCCCGTACCATACCCGCATTTCTCATGGCCTATGGTGATGAAAATACGACACTGGCAAATTTCGATTCACTCGTACCGGCAGATGTATTCTGGGAAGTGACTGTTAACCCGCAGAGCGGAGAAGGCGTTACACTGGATCAGTTCCGCTTGCTGCGTGATGGCGGTGACTACTACCAGAAGGACGAGAATGGAAACGAAATTCGAGATGAGGAACACAAGAGACATTTCGACGGTCACCTGTTCGATGAAGTCGTCTTCAATGATGCGGTTCTGGAATTTATGAAGAAACGCGCCGAACTGGCTGATTACTTTGATGAGACCAGCAAAGGTGACATTTTTGACTATATTCCGCCGCAGAAAACAAACCAAATCTTCACGCCAAAGCGTGTAGTCAAGGATATGGTCGACCGGCTGGAACAGGAGAATCCGGGATGCTTCGATGATCCGAACAATACGTTTGCTGACCTTTACATGAAGTCAGGCATGTACATCACAGAGATCGTCACCCGCCTGTACCGGAGCAAGCGTATGAAAGCTTTGTATCCTGATAATGCGGAAAGATTGAATCATATCTTTGCAAAACAGGTATATGGCTGTGCACCGACGGAAATCATCTACCGGATTTGCCTAAGGTACATTCTTGGATTCAGTGATGAGATCCATATTGATAAGTACAACATTAAACTGTGCGACACATTGGGGTATGCAAAGAACGGAACACTTGAAGAAGAAATGAAAAAACTGTTTGATCTAGGGATGAACATTGATTAG
- a CDS encoding transposase, with protein MIIKKFTIVKKVNINKLGAKPIDENTREIVYKNFEACGKCKYKGECTKDKRGRRVKRSVRQDFLDEVDKRTPFRDNKKRF; from the coding sequence ATTATTATAAAGAAATTTACAATAGTAAAAAAAGTAAACATCAATAAATTAGGGGCAAAACCTATAGATGAAAATACAAGAGAAATAGTATATAAGAATTTTGAAGCCTGTGGTAAATGTAAATATAAAGGTGAGTGTACAAAAGATAAGAGAGGTAGAAGAGTAAAAAGATCAGTTCGCCAAGATTTCTTAGATGAGGTAGATAAAAGAACACCTTTTCGGGACAATAAAAAGAGGTTTTGA